From the genome of Medicago truncatula cultivar Jemalong A17 chromosome 2, MtrunA17r5.0-ANR, whole genome shotgun sequence:
GTTGTAAAACGCACCAATTTTTCATATTACTTACGAattcttagtaaaaaaaaaaaaaaatatttacgaATTTTAAAATTGGTTCTTTTGTGAACAACTAAAACTAAAATTGCTGCTACTGCTACTAGGAACACAACCCTAGTGGGTTCTGTCTGAAAATGGTGAAAGAGATGCAGAGAGTTCTCGAGTTCTACAGTGGAATCGGCGGCATGGTATTATTAATTATTCATCTTATCATTTCAATTTCTAAATTCAATAATTGAtaatatttgtgtttttatttttatttttatgatgattCAGAGATACTCTTTGATGAAAGCACAAGTAAACGCGGAAGTAATTGAAGCATTTGAAATTAATAACATTGCTAATGATGTTTATCAACACAACTTTTCTCATCGTCCTTACCAGGTTTTTGCATGCTTATAACCACTTATCAATAATCTATAAGCTATCCTGCAGaacatatgaaaataagcttatgaacatgtcataagctgttttcataagttctcccaaacaatatcacaagtgcttatgccacTGCTTTCTGCTCAATTAAATGCACAATTTGtagttccttttttattttgtatgcgTTGATTGATTCATTCATTCTATGGAACTTTGAATCCCCTTTAACTTTTAAGCTATTTTGGATGTTTATTTCTAGCTTTCTACATGTTCCAAAAATATGGATTTTATCATGTTTTactcttaggctttgtttgggagttttaGAGAATATGATAGATAAATTAACGCTTaggattaatatatatttaatttcaccAATactataacaacatagattgaatttaaggaattcatataaaccctcttTTAAACTACATTAATTTTGAACAACTTTGAGCATGTTTGTTGTAAATTCTGTGGTTTCAAATGGGGTTTCATTTTAAAAGTAACATTTTTATCACTATTTTGTCATAATATTTATCTTGGTGTACAGAATTGGCATCATTAATCCTGAAAGGTTACAGTAATGTAAACCTTAATTGGCCGAGTCTAAGcaaatgtttattttcttttatattacgTTATATTTCCCATTGCATTAGTTAGTAGTGAATTAAAGAGGAATTTTATTTTCAGCCAGGAAGCATCACATCCTGCCCATTTTTCCTTTAACAATATTTAGCCACAATTATCAACCCTACATATATTGTCAGCCAGGAATTTTATGTCAGATTACATGTCATAAACTACGTCAATTCTATTTCTTGGAAATGTTTGATCTACCtgatttggatatttttttttttggctgaCTTAGGGAAATATTCAATGTTTAACTGCTACTGATCTAGACAAATATGGTGCCGATGCATGGCTCCTTTCCCCTCCCTGCCAACCTTACACGCGACAAGGtgaattttcttcttctattatAACTGATTTATTTCATTCTGTAAGAAAAATGTTGCTCAATAATTTTGTGTTAGGTCTTCAGAAGGACACTGGTGATGCACGggcattttcttttcttcagaTTCTTGAGCTCATCCCATTCTTATTGCAGCCTCCAAGTATGTTATTTGTGGAAAATGTTGTCGGATTTGAGGTTTGTCTTCTTCAATTCAACATGTTAACTAAGACTCTAAATAAGTTTCATTAATGGTTTCTTCCATTCATTAATTCTTTTTTGTCCGTTCTGGCTACAGACATCTGATACACATGCAAAACTGATTGAAATCCtggaaaaaacaaattttatcacACAGGAGTTCATTCTGAGCCCTTTACAGTTTGGAATCCCATATTCTAGGCCTCGTTATTTTTGTCTGGTGAGTATTCTTTAGCCTTAGAATGTTATTTTACTCGGAAGTGTAAACTAGTTCTTCAAAAGACTTGGGATATAGTTTATAACATGAAAGAATCAGTTGGTGTCAGGCAATATGCTTTGGGACATGTTCATATAGTTGTaatcctgttttttttttttgctgctgGGTCTTTAATTGCTCTTTAGTCTCGTGAGAAAAGTTATTGTTAGTAACTTGATTTGCAAGTTGTGTTAATAAAGGcttattttacattttactGATAGTGAGGGCAAAATCAGATTTAGTTATTCTAATATCTTTACCTAGGATTCTTTCTAGTTGAATCTGTAAACCTTTTGGCTTAGTTTGTGATATTGACCTGAACATGTTTGTTTTCAGGCTAAGAGGAAACCGTCATCTTTTCTAAATGGTTGTTTGAACCGTCAGCTAATTCAATCTCCAAGACCATTATTTGAGCATTTTAATACAGCTCCAAAGGAAGATGATTTATCACTAGAGGACAGTCAAAATTTGTTGCAGTCATGTCAACCTATTGAGAAATTTCTCGTATTGAAGAATCCTAACAGCGATACAAATGTTGAATCTGCGGCTTCAACGACCAGTCTGTCTAATGACACTTCTAGAACTTCAGGGACAGATAATGATCATGAATATGACACTTTAGACAAGTATTATGTTCACCCAAGCCTGTTAGAAAGGTGGGGGAGTGCTATGGGTATCCTTTCCCCATTAATTGGTTTTGAGCATATTTAAATCATTATGCTATAACTTACAATCCTATTTTTTCCCAAGAACAAAATAATGCTTCAATAATATTCTCTCTTGAATCCTGTTTCCTTAAACGAGCTTAGATGTTGTCTATCCTGATTCAAAGCGCTGCTGCTGTTTCACGAAAAGTTATTACAGATATGTGAAGGGAACTGGCTCCCTTTTGGCTACTGTTCAGGTTAGGAATTCTTAATAGAAGCCTTTCTTGACCATATGGTTTGATGTATTCACATATGACATATTACTCGCATGCTATTCTGTACATAATAATCCTTGACATCTTATGCTTGGTAGCTTTTCACAGTTGTGACTTTGAAAGGATAAATGACTACCTGTTTGAGTGTTAAAAGtttctttatatttaaaatatgcaGTTTTCAATATCAATTCAGATATAATGCTATTatttaaagggttaaatatgtttttggtccctacattttacgcgattttgagaatagtccctacatttcaataaatgtttttaaaatccctacatttttcttTCGTTGGTGCAATTGGTCCCTGCCTTCAGTGTCATATTGATGAAACACAAGCCATCATAACAAGTTCAAACCCACCCCACCAAATCTCCACCACAACACCTTCCACACCCGCAACAGCAAACACTTTCAACGATAACATCATCGCTTTCGGCCTCCAAATCTTTCCATCTAAACCAACATATTTCACTGGAAATGTCACGAACACCGGCGATCCGCATCTACGACGTTGCGGAGAAAGACCGTGGTGAAGTTCCCCGCCGTTTTCCGGCGAGATTGAACCACCAACATTGACATCACGTTAGAAATTTGACAACAGGGACTATTTACGCTAACGgaggaaaaatgtagggattttaaaaacatttattgaaatgtagggactattctcaaaatcgcgtaaaatgtagggaccaaaaacatatttaacccttatttaAACCACCATGtagcttcattttttttttttggggggtggGGGAGTGGGTGGGTTCTGTTTGGAAAGAAAGTTCCAATTCCAATAAAAGCTTAACAACTATTCAtagctttttaaaataaattttaaataaattgtttcgTAGCGATTCTTATAATTTTGGAAGTATGGAACTTGTTCATTCTTTGCTATCCTCAATGACTCAATCTGAATCTGCAGCCAGTGAAGAGGGACAAAACATCACTCAAGGAGCAGTGTCTTAGATACTTTACACCGAGAGAGGTGAGTGGATTTTCTTCATTCTCAGGGATATCATGCATTCTTGCATGTCTGTGTCTAATATTGTGTTTAAATCCTTTCACATGAATGCATGtgtcaatataatattttttttgaacaagtgtgtcaatataatattgttttgatttcaaGCTCTATTACTAATTTAAAAGGTATTTGTCATCCTGTAACTAGGTTGCAAACCTACATTCTTTTCCTGAAGATTTCGAGTTTCCAGAACACATTAGTCTCAAACAACGGTATGGCATTTTACTGGCTTAAACAATACTTATGCATTCTCTGCTTTTCATGATTAGTTAGTCAGTCTGCTGACTGCTGAGTTATGTTGGCATTTGTACATTTATTTTGCTTATTGTTATTAAGAGTCTTCGTTCTTATACAGGTATGCATTGCTAGGAAACAGTTTAAGCATAGCTGTTGTTGCTTCCTTACTTCAGTATCTTTTCACCGAAGCTTAGTGATTTTTCAATCGCAATATTTACTCAACAGAAGCAGAAAGTTTCTACCCGTGCGTATCATGCAACGATAGTGAGATCATGTAACACTGTGCCCGTAAGTTGTTATTTCAAACATGGCAGTCAAACCCTTGCACGAGTTTGAATGTTTTCACTGCAAAATTTTGTAACCATTCTTTTTCAAATTGATTAATAGGCGAGTGCatgaaaaatgtaatttaaagTTTGTAACAGGTGAGTGTGAGAAAAATGTAATTTGAAGTTTGATGTATTGATGAGTACACTAGCATTCTGATAATTTATAATGCACAATTGAAGGTAAAAGAAAAGTGATTTACTTTTTAGAACTAAGATGCCCCTCTTTATATGTTGAGTAAAATTAAGTTGGACACCAACCAGAAATAGAGAAAGATATTGGCTTAACGTTGAAACAGCGATTCTGAGTAATTCATGTAGCAGTTGGCCTCATTCCCACTACCTTTCATTATGGGTGAATAATGCTGCGCACTTCTTCATACAAGGGTAAATTTATTCACAAGTGATTCGTGAAAATGTGTTTGCTATAAATAACAACGCTGAAATGTATTttgtatcttttttgttttttgtttttgtggtggccggagtttgaaccccatACCTTATGctttgtccataccaactgagctatgttcaCGAGGACAATGTATTTTGTATCTATGGTATTGGATAGTTTTCAttagtatatatttttggtttttttcaaaaactatgtATGTCGTCATGATGGTTTTACTACTATCAGTTTAAAATGTTCTCAAGTCTAACTTTGTTAAATTGTGAATTAAGTTTCTATATTTTAACAATTTACTGTCAGTTTAGTTCTTATAACTAATTACTACTATCAATTTAGTCTGCAatccctgaaaaaaaaaatcaatttagtaTGCAATATTACTATCGGATTTGGACAGGAAACTGTTCGAGAACAAGTGTAAGATCAACAGCATAATCTCTTATTAATCAATAATTAAACCTCATTATTGCTGAATTTATTGTAATTATAATGCCATTACCAATCACTATTATTGTAAATATTACTAGTTCGTATTAAATATTAATGATGTTACAATTCTGATATGATTTGCAAACGGGATCAGCACTATTGTAGCCGTGATACCCACATCTGCACACTTATATATCGACTATAAAAGAATGACTCCACACGGTCAAAGACTATACCCATCCAAAAATGTATTATAtgtaaaatgtaaaattgatcATTCTAagctaatttatttataaaaaaaaaataaaaaataaagtatattaTCTAAATTACTCTATAATTCTATTCATCATTCCAAATAATGAGTTACTTTTGTTCATAGTTCATTACCTTACGGCGCAATAACTAATAGTAATAGATTTGTTCAAGTTGTAAAAGACTTGAACCCCTTAAGCAAATGGTCAAAGATTTGATCCTCCAACTCTTATATATGAGAAAATTTGGTTGAGAGAAAATAACTCACCTTATGTGTCTCACATGTTCCCGACAAAGACCAGATGTGGATTCGAGTCTAGTTCTTTAAATCTATTAGGAATTAGTCTATGGAGTTGCAGAGATACcgattcaaaatatatatatatatatatatatatatatatatatatatatatatatatatatatatatatatatataaatctaaAAAACCTTATTAATATAAGATATATAACACCATATCAATGAAAAACAATGAACGGTCACGACAGAGtagtgaaaataaaattgtagtgCATAAgtttaactaaataaaaaagaaaatgcaatCAACTCCATCGAAAAATTTCATCTCTACATAATCAAAGGCAGCGGCTTCgaatatattttacaaatagAAACAAGAGAAAGACCATTACCACAATTATcaacaaacataaaatactTAAATAGATTGCCAAGAAAATCTGAATGCCATGTATAAATGGTAACACACTTTGTTGGTCATCAGCTGGTTGTTGTGGATGAtcagatggtgaaggagaagcTGCTGATGGTTCAAGAGGAGAACTTCCGGTGGACGGTGAATCCGCCGTTGATCGATAGACGACTGATAATGTCTTCCTTGGCAATGAAGGTGGAGATTGAGTCATTGTAGTAGTGCAC
Proteins encoded in this window:
- the LOC11433867 gene encoding tRNA (cytosine(38)-C(5))-methyltransferase 2 isoform X2; this translates as MVPMHGSFPLPANLTRDKKDTGDARAFSFLQILELIPFLLQPPSMLFVENVVGFETSDTHAKLIEILEKTNFITQEFILSPLQFGIPYSRPRYFCLAKRKPSSFLNGCLNRQLIQSPRPLFEHFNTAPKEDDLSLEDSQNLLQSCQPIEKFLVLKNPNSDTNVESAASTTSLSNDTSRTSGTDNDHEYDTLDKYYVHPSLLERWGSAMDVVYPDSKRCCCFTKSYYRYVKGTGSLLATVQPVKRDKTSLKEQCLRYFTPREVANLHSFPEDFEFPEHISLKQRYALLGNSLSIAVVASLLQYLFTEA
- the LOC11433867 gene encoding tRNA (cytosine(38)-C(5))-methyltransferase 2 isoform X1; protein product: MVKEMQRVLEFYSGIGGMRYSLMKAQVNAEVIEAFEINNIANDVYQHNFSHRPYQGNIQCLTATDLDKYGADAWLLSPPCQPYTRQGLQKDTGDARAFSFLQILELIPFLLQPPSMLFVENVVGFETSDTHAKLIEILEKTNFITQEFILSPLQFGIPYSRPRYFCLAKRKPSSFLNGCLNRQLIQSPRPLFEHFNTAPKEDDLSLEDSQNLLQSCQPIEKFLVLKNPNSDTNVESAASTTSLSNDTSRTSGTDNDHEYDTLDKYYVHPSLLERWGSAMDVVYPDSKRCCCFTKSYYRYVKGTGSLLATVQPVKRDKTSLKEQCLRYFTPREVANLHSFPEDFEFPEHISLKQRYALLGNSLSIAVVASLLQYLFTEA